One Rhinolophus ferrumequinum isolate MPI-CBG mRhiFer1 chromosome 10, mRhiFer1_v1.p, whole genome shotgun sequence genomic window, GAACATTATCTTAGGCACTACTCTTTAACCATCACACATTTTATTCACAAATGAAGTAGAAAAGGagtttgtgtttccctaatgttGCTACAGTTTTCTATGGTATCCATCAATCTCCTGAATAATATTgactgctgattttttttccttttgccttacACATACGCTCAGGTCTCTCCTATTCAAAGAACTCTTCCTTTGACACTGCTATCCTCTTAGCACCTCCCTCTAGTTCCTATACCAACATTTTATCATTTCCCTAGTGCATTTGACACTTGAAAATTTCCTTTCTCGTGGCTTCTGTGGCACTTTTACATCCATCTTTCATCTCTCCACTTCCAAATCATTACCAAGTTTCAAGGATGGCTCCAGTATTTGCACCTTTTGGAGATCTCAATGCTACTGTCCTACTGGTAATAGCCCAATTGAAGGTTCTTTCTATCCCCTACGTCTCTTCAGATATACTGTTGCTAGATTTATCTTTCTAGACAAAACTACACTCCCTTCCTTCAGCCTGCTTCTTCAGATTTCTATCCCATCACTTCCTGACACATCTTTTTACAGGTTAGCTATACTACTTGATGGCCTCTAGAGTGACCTAATGCTTTTCTGCCTGTATGCCTTTGTTCCTGCTATTCCTTCAAGAATAAAAAACCTGTCTCCTTTTTCCACTCCTGTAACTTTATCTCAATAAATCTCTGCTTGTGGAAATACTATTCATACTTCAAGGCATGGTATATTGGTATAGGGGATTAGAATTCATATAGCAGCTCAATGAAGAGTTCAGATACCACCCTTTTAAATCTTCTCGGGTTATTTCAATGAGATAAGATCTCTTTCTTAGCATTTTGGACTTCTTTGTTTTTGTACCAGTTAGTACTTCCTAAGGTCAAAGAGGCATGGAGTGCCTCTTTGTgtaatttatctttgtttccctcATAGTACCTGGCACTTGGAAGGTGTTTAATATGTATTGAACTGAATTAAGGGACCTCAATTTTCAAAAACACTAAGGACAGTAAGATAAATCAATAACTTTTGGGGTGGGCAAAGACTAGACCTCTAAAATTGCTCACTTACTGGATGCTTTAAACTACCCATACTAAGATCTAAATAGCTAGAAGGGAAAGGTGTAAAGTCTTACCACTCTTCTTGAGAAGTTCTCCTTTTCGGGATTTATCCAGGTTTTCAAGAAACTGTTCAAAAACTTTTACATAAGGAGCTAGACTGGTCTTCTTATAATCTAAATTATAAAGACCATGCATTATAATTAGCTAGCATTTTGGCAGCAAGAATAACAGGAAAGTACTAACGTTAAGTTTCTTGTAAGAATTCTCTAGACCAatgctgtccagtagaaatataagaaatgtgtaattttaaacactctagtagccacattaaaaaggtgaaattaattttaatgttttatttaacccagtatatctacaatattattttaaaatgtaataaaattgaaatatttcacattctctttcatactaagtctttgaaatctagtATTTTGTACTTTAAAGTACATCTCAGTTTAGATGTTATAGTATCAGAAATACTTGATctatatttagatttaaattatatACAGTTGAAAAAGTAGGCTCATATACccaaacatacataaaagtttTCCAATAATATAATCAagcatcaattttaaaatttaaattaaaaaattagttcCTTAGTTAATAATAGCTGCATTTCAAGTGCTAATAGGCACATATGGCTATTGTGTTAGACACAAAGAGacagtattaaattttaaaaaaactgttaaagTAACATACTTtgttaaaaagagcaaaatagtACTAGCAGGTTTATAATGGAAAAAGTATTAGTTCCCTGCCCTAATTCTGACCTCTCCATCCTACTGAACagcaaccattttttttttctaacctcTATTTCTAATGAACACTTCCATTGTTATTTAGAAATCCGAGGCTATTCTTCCTAGGTCTCTGTGGCTTTTGTGGGGGGAGTGGAAGTAGGATGGGGTCTGAAATCTCttaagatcttttttttaattctcactgTTCTGAAATTTCAAACTCTGTGCTTTGGTATAGGTCTGTTTTCCTATAATGCTGAGCCCTTTCAACAAAGGACTCATTTTGGGGATGTTTTCCTATGTAATTTTGACaattatttctttcctgttttatttgttctttttctgaaattcccATTGTCAGATAATAGATCTCCTGAAGCAGTCCtctagttttatctttttcctccttaaaacaacaataaccacCACTACAACAAACTTACCTTTTTTGTACTACTTTCTGGGAAATCTCAACTTTTCTTTTCCAACCCTTCCATTGAACTTTTTATTCTAatgattatgttttttatttctaagacctctttcttgttttatgagtgtttctttttcatagtATTCTGATCTTACTTCATGGATACACTATCTTCTCTTGTTCTCTGaggatattaatttttttttatttttattggggaatattgggtaactgtgtttttccaggacccatcagctccaagtcaagtaattgtccttcaatctagtggagggtgcagctcagctccaagtccagttgccattttcaatctagttacagggggcgcagcccaccatcccatgcgggaattaaactggcaaccttgttaagagctcctgctctaaccaactgagccatcagccgccccaagtttttttttttttaaaggtttcctttgttcatttcattGTCTGTTTTCCCTGAGTTactttttccagtttattttgatttttcatgttggagacatttttcaaatattttaaacagaatacTTGTAATCACTCTTTAAACATTAATTGTGGAATGTACTATGTTTAGGTATTATGTTAGAGGTGGAATAAATGAAGTGATATTTGAGCTTGGATTTTGAAAGAAGGATAGCAACATTTGACCAAAAAAGGTCAATCAGAGATCACAGCTCTATACTGTCCATTACAGTAGTCACTAGGCATATGtggctattaaaattaaatgaaattaaaaatccagTTTCTCACATTCCAAGTATTCAAAAGCCGCAAGTGGCTAGTGACTACCATATTGGCAATGCATACcattccatcatcacagaaagtgaTGGACTCAATTACTACAGTGTCTCTAGGGTGTTGGTATAAGATTTGAATTCCATTACGGTAGCAGGAAGATTTATAAATTCCCTAGCTTCTTCAAATTCTTGACTATACAATTCAATCACAGTTTACATATATTTACCATGACACTCATCTGGATACATCAAAGAATAAAAGTATTGCATACATAGTTAAATAAATAGCTATTGAATCTAAGACTGAGATTCAGACAACTATCAATACCAATTGACAACTTAATCTTACAGCATAGATCCTGGCATTTAGATattgcttagtaaatatttgatgtCTCAAATTGGATTAAACAGCACCATTTGGGCAATTgcttaagaaaggaaagaaatactgcTGTAATATTTGTTACTGTTCTGGTTTCAGGATAAACATTGATCTATTCTCAGCTTAATACAAGAATTAATTACTGGAACAATGGAAGGATGTCTATATAAAAAGCTATGTTAAAGTGAGACTTCAATATATTAACCTACCTTTGGTTCTATGTTTGATATCGGATTcagatttattctcttctttttccttttcattagtgGAAATGGCATCTAATTCATGGCAGATGGAACTACACATAACAGAATAAGAGAATTTTAAAGTTGGTTCTTGGTCAGCGTTACCCAGTGTATCATAGCACATGAATCCCACAagattttatgtgaaaaaataatgtgCCCAACTACATTTGGGATATTCTAAAAACCATAATCTCTTCCTGGAGTTTTTCATgcatattagcatattaaagatTGGGAACTCTTGCATAAAGAACTTTTCATCTGTTTaagtcagcatttcccaaacttatttgaacttaaaaatctttttcttgcATAATAGCAGCTGAAAAACTTGTGCTCTGTGGATCACTAGAAGTGTTGCTCTACTAGGGCATCATCATACAGCTTCTCTGAAAGAGATCCAATCCAATCTACTTCAAATTCAgaataatcaaacaaaaacagtgaTTAATGATCTGGAACATACCTTATGGTTGGAACAGTAAATGGATCAAACTGATCCACTTTCTGTAAATCAATAGGCACAGAAATTCGACCTGGAAGAACCAAAAGTAAATTAATTGTGAAATACAAATTGTTGTAGGCTGCCACCTACAACTTATTTTTGGCTAAATGTTAATCTAAGGTTTAGAAAAAGGGTTAGACTTCTCTGTTAAGAAcaatatttagaaatgtaaattaaaagtactttcacattgtgccttttatttcttaaaacaaaacaaaaaacaccaaaaaatagGTATGAAAGACTGCTGAGCTATTACTTAGTTgctcttatttctttcctttcctttccccttccttccttcctccctcctatATTAAATACAGAATGATCTCAAATTTTGTGAGTcttgaaaatggaatgaaatagatGGAAATAGTTCATTTCATTACCTCGGTTTATTTGCGGAGATCAAAACAGACACCTACATGTTGGGcatatttagaaagcattttggaaataaaataggtAACATTATACTACCCTTTTATAATATCCACACTTGGGACACTACATAAAATTCATCACATCTCAAAAGTGAGATAATGAATCTAAAGAATGCCAAGTgagtaacaaaaataattaaggaaattaGAAGTTGCTGtttgaagataataaaaagaCTACACCGATACTTAATGGGAAAAGGAtctaatgaaaatgtatatacttataaagataattatttatcCAAACCTTGAATATTAGAATAGGGGATACCCACTGAAGATTTAGAATtaagcttaaaataaatattaagaaataatttaactaccaaaagaagctaaaaacatagcTGACAGGTTTGAAAAGGGCTACATAAATGTATGGATTATAGCTTATTAAGAGAAACTAGGCAATTTGGGAGAATTGAATGTGTGACacacttttctaagtgcttttacAGTTTAGATCGTCACAATAACCCATTGACGTAGGtcctattattatctctattttacaaatgagaaaaccaaggcacagagagtaATTTGCCTAATATCCACAGCGAGTGGCAGAGTTGGTTGTTGACATTAGAAGGAACAACTATATACTTCTCATTATGTCTCTTGGTCGGATGGAACAATGTATGCCAATAtagccatttttatatttaaagtcagtTTCAGTCCATCAAACCTTATCTAAGAGAAATGTGAAAGAGGAAAGCTAAAACAATTGAAAAAGCACTGAGGGAGGCAGTATAGTAGAAAAAGTACAAAactttgagttttaaaaactgaactgTTCCTAGCTCTGatacaatttgttttaaaactgtgGACAAGTCACTTTAATCTCTTGGGccattgtttcctcatctgtaaaacaggagcTGTTGTCCTGTAATTTCTAAGTTCTTTTCCAACTTTAATTCTAACACTGAACCTCAGAAACCCAACTGAAAATTATTTACATACTAGAAACTAGAAACTCATCTGGTAGCTACtaatcaacaatttaaaaatacgtTTAGGTATTAGCTGACAGAACAATTCTTTAACCTTTAATATCAGACATCATATATATTCACACCCAGTgacatgttaaaacaaaaaactttcatttttcttttagttttccttaCTTTCTTTACATAGTACCTGTTTTAGGATGAACACTAAAAGGGCTCTTCAGCAAATGATTGATTCCTTTGCTAACATTGATATCCAGTCGTGGAAAACAGTACTGGAGCATGATCTCACAGTCAAGCCAGGGTCcacatttgttatttttgatgttattCTAAAAGTAGATGCAAGTCTAACATGAGGATCAGTATGAAcctttgaggattttttttttttttttaacttttatttccatcagttccaagtcacgtagttgtttcaatctagtgtgcagggcgcagcccacagtggcccatgtggggatcgaactggcaactttgctGTTcagagcactgcgctccaaccaactgagctaactggccaccctgagGATTTCTTTAAAAGTGTTAAAAAGTGATCTTCAACcatcttaaaaatcaaaacaatcagCATTTAATTAagattacattattatatttgtaatacaGATTTCAATGGAATATACCGGACATCTGGCTATTTTCTTCACTTCCTCCCAACGCTGAAGTGAATTGTGACAGTTTTGGAAGGCTTCCTGAAGCTTATCATGAATTGGTGATGGCTCATTAAGGAACATACTCATTTAGGGACACATCAATGAACAACTTATTTTCTGATGTATTCCCAGAAGGATatctaaagtttatatagaaagtaattattgttttcttaaatgcaaatattaaatacatatccTTAAAAAATGCCCCTGTAAAAATACAGTAGTGATATGACAGAAAGAATGCCAAAATAAcaatatagtttaatataaaatCTTTCCCTGGTCTGTACATATTTTGACTAAATGATTCAGCATTCTTTAAATAGCCATTAATTCTAGGAGTATCAACTTACATaatgagaatatttataaaatggctTGTCTTATTATATACCAGGATAGAGATacaaaaatgcagaaatacaggagatatttcatataaaaaagattaaactTATAAGAATAAGTATGAGACTATGCAGGCAGAACACATAATATAGATCAATACAAGTAGCTCATATAGAAATGGTCTTGGGAAAGGATATTTTCAGGAGCCAGGGCTAAAATCTTATCGCAGCTTTCTTTATTTCCAAGAATATCCTGATCAATCAAGGCATATTCCTcgaagtatttatttattatgtttatagaTTTTCTGTAGgaataacaaatacaaattagCAATACTATTAGCAACACATACCCCGCATAGCTTTTGTTGTCATTTGGGAGGCTAGTGCTTATTTTCACTGAATTTCTAGAACTTTAGGATACTACCCCTTCACAggattatgagaattaaatgagacacactaaggaaaaagaaactagCATAGTACCTGACTTACAATAgatattcaagaaatgtttacttCTTAAACTCCCCAACTTAGAAGGTTAATAACATCATAAATATGTAACAAGGGTAGAAAGCAACCAATTCAGGACAACAAAATAATATATCAGTAGTAGAATGTGGGATACAATCTACAGTTTCTACTCTGAATTGCTTGCTTTAATATCTCAACAATTATATAGTGCTTAGCAATTTGCAAATAGACTTCACATCTACGGTTTCATTTAATCTTCGTCACAACTCTGAGATATATGGAGTAGATGTTGTTCTTCCCAttatacaaataaggaaatggaggctctaATATTTTATCAAGGGCATAGAAAGTGGCAGAATAGGGACTTTACTACTAATGCAATGCTCTTTCCACTATCCTAGAGAAGTAGTGAACTCAATGGAAAAAGTATAGGTTATGGTATCAGGCAGACCTGATACCAAATTCAGGACATGGATCCTGAATTTAATGATTACTTGTGTGATGCCAAGCAAATTATACAACCTCTCCAAATCTCACTTTGCTCATCTGCAAGTGGAGAGATCATCATGTACCTAATGAGGTTGTTGGGAAGACGAATGAGAACATTTGGAAAGCACCTATCATGAACACTACAgcttaaaatagataaattaactCTAGCAATTATTATTGTAAAATGCTACCCTCGTAGAGAAAATTGATAACAAGGTAATTCTATAAGCACTTGCATGTAAATCGGACACAACTTAAACTACATGGAGTCTTTACCAACAGACCTGacaaaagggtgaattttttCACTTAGGTGAACTTTCTTTTTAACGTCTTGACCACCCTGAAAAATACAACATCCAAAAAAAGAccttcatttatattatataacatagaTTAAAAAATTTCTGTGTTCTAAAGATACTGATTCAATTCTGTCAAAGTATATAAGCTTGTATGGTATTTTATAGTCCCCAATACCTGTAAATTTCTGGGTTAACTTGACTTGATATAATTGAACTAGAAAAGTAAACTAACCCTCTTTTTGCCACAAAGGAGAATACTTACAACAAAATaggaaatatctttaaaaaatgtagcgACTTTGATTTTAATGGATCTACTGGTAAGATCACCTACACTGGAATATGGATGctataaaatacagtttaattttGTTACGAAACATACCAGGTTTGGTAACATctagcaaaaaataaatgtaaattatcatTAAGAAGCTCTTACCTTTACAAGACTCAAATACTCAACTATCCCTGAACGTACAGCAGAGGACAATTTTCTGACTGATGCATCACAGACCCAACAATGAACACCTCTTCTTCCAGAATATACCCAGAGGCGATGCTTAAATCCAAAGTCCTCTGAGGGGAGAAATAATAGGTTTTAAAACAGGAGTCTATAAACTCCTGGTTCTTGCTCACTTCCTTAGCTTCATTTTTTACCTCTTATTCACATGTACTCAACTATACTAAATTATTTGTACTTCCCCATGACCCCCTACACCCCCATGTTCTTGCCTTCATGATTTTACCTATCCTGGCCTCTCTGTCAAGAATTTCTTACTGCCGCAGCACTTCCACTTTTCTTTCTGACCAATTGCCATTTATCCTTAAAGACCCAGCCTAGGGATATTAAAGgagttaataatttaaaatgccctaaacagtacctggcatataagCCTCCTCTATAAGAGTTGACTATTATTATCATCCTATCATCACCTCTTCTAGGAGGCTTTTTCTGATCCAATCTCTTCCCATTCCTGTATGCACTCCTGCTGTTCTATGTCCCCACAGCACCCTGTGCATATTAATATGAGTGTAATCCTCAATTTTCTTACTTGTCTCCTTCTTAGACTGCATAACCTACTTGAGGTAAGAATTGTTCTCTTTCATATTTCCCTCATCTAGAACAGTACCTAGCACACAGAGTTGCTCAATAGATGACTGAATTCGGAAAAAACTCACTGGTTTGATCACAGCTTTATGAGTTTCAACTAGACCTTTattctaatcttttatttttccatcataGGTTTCTAAGAAAATATGTTAGAAATTTATGAGATTTGATTATAAAAAGGTATAAATAGACTGATACTCTGAGGAACACAGATTCTTGCATTTGACCTCAGTTAGACACTGCCAGTACTTGCCCTTCAATGCTCGGTCAATGATGTGTATGGCCATGGTCATGAGCGTCCAGCACTTAGAACATATGTCTGCAGAACTAGAGCAGAGTCATCATTACTCACTGTCAATGATGTCACCCACCCTCCCAGCAAGGCATGCGGTGCTTACCTACAGCATCTCCTCACATCGTCATAATCTGTCATGTCAATGTCAAACACCAGTTCTTTTTCCTGAGCCTGGAAAGCTCCCAGCTTCACTGTATTATGTTGATTGGgctacaaatataaaatatcaatcaGTTGCTATAAGAGCTGCCATGCTGCCAAATATGCTTATTTTCTACCCACACAGAAAAAGTGGCCAAAGAGAAGTGAAGAAACCATGTAATGCCAAGTTGTCAgttaaaattcattaattcatataCATCCAGAATTTATGATACTGTAACTTGCATCTACTTAAAACAGGGTTTGGTAAATACATATtaccataaatatttgtttttttccagctctaCTGAGGTatattataattgacatataacattgtatgataaatatttgttgatcaatagaaataataaagctTTTTTAGGTTTCTGATAAGGAAAAGTACACACAATTAATTAATGCCCTATTGTAAGGAGTTCTTAAGGACCTTTATTTGTTGCTGGACATGTAAGTAACAAAAAGATCCCCCCAATTAGTTTGAACTGAGCCTTTGGCTCAACCTGTAAGCCTCTTTTGAGACTATGGATTACCAGGTAGAAAAGGCAGACTGAATACAGATACTTATTTTACTCCATTCATACCTGCacaaaaatgacttttataaatcATTTAGACCCATGAAAGCTCTCAATAAGGAAAGGTAAACAACCCAACTTACACCTCGGAATCCCCAAAAGGCTCAGAATAGGTGACAACCGGTATCTCTgaagtgagtgagtgaataagtgaatgtacATGTGGTGGTGAAGCTGAGATTAAAAATAGAAGGACTGGTTAAAAATCTATTTGTGAAGCAGTTATTTTCCCAGATTCCTACACTTCCTCTGCAGAGCTAGGCAACTGTGTTTCCATTTCCCAGGCAGACACCTGAATTATTATCTGGAGATAATAAAACAGAGGGTATCTGGACCAGGGGTGGTTGGGGGTGTACGACAACAGGCACAGTTGAAGAAGGTTGTATTGTATTGATATTTAGGGGATTAATCAGACAATTACATGTGGAATGTTGAGACACAATTCTCTCCCCCCACTTCTATACCCTTCCACTGCCACTCCAGGCAGGAGACTGGGAGATTCCTCTCTGAAGAATCTGACCAGGAATGTCAGGCACTGTTACAGGCTCTAGGAATAGATCAGTGGTCAAAACAAAGATCTCTACGCTAATAGAGTTTTTATTCCAGCAAAGATATAGAGAAACTGACAGCAGACCTTCCCTCCAGTAAAATGGCCCAGCCACATCATCCTGTGGTGAAGAAATCTCAGCCATTTGTACAGAGCTTCCAATCAGCTTTTAGTACTCTGTTCTTAAATAAAAGCAACAAGCAAGAAACTAACAGACATGAGGAAATCTAATAAaagaggcggggtgggggggaagaggaaaaaaaagaagcaactTAGAGAAAACAAACTGTGCaacagaagaaaacttgaaaaactaTCATTGACCTCTTCAGAGAGCTGAGACATATCAATGAAAAAAGTACAGGATGCTCCAAAAAAAGTTcctgtaaattaaaatataatagcagaaataaaaatttctgaggAACTTCTCCAGACAGTAGagcaaaatgacaaagaaatagaaaacaagaaggaaaaaaatagaattagagGACTAGTTTAAGACATGTAACATCTGATTTTAGGATATCTAGAGACTATAGAAAATAggtaggaaaaatattaaaaaaaaaaaaaatttcccagaattGAAGAATTCTGggaa contains:
- the PRIM1 gene encoding DNA primase small subunit, whose product is MEAFDPAELPELLKLYYRRLFPYSQYYRWLNYGGVIKNYFQHREFSFTLKDDIYIRYQSFNNQNDLEKEMQKMNPYKIDIGAVYSHRPNQHNTVKLGAFQAQEKELVFDIDMTDYDDVRRCCSSADICSKCWTLMTMAIHIIDRALKEDFGFKHRLWVYSGRRGVHCWVCDASVRKLSSAVRSGIVEYLSLVKGGQDVKKKVHLSEKIHPFVRKSINIINKYFEEYALIDQDILGNKESCDKILALAPETIHDKLQEAFQNCHNSLQRWEEVKKIARCPNNIKNNKCGPWLDCEIMLQYCFPRLDINVSKGINHLLKSPFSVHPKTGRISVPIDLQKVDQFDPFTVPTISSICHELDAISTNEKEKEENKSESDIKHRTKDYKKTSLAPYVKVFEQFLENLDKSRKGELLKKSDLQKDF